The window tttgttttatttttacagataaatattatctttgtgatgccgCCTATGCAAACATTCGAGGTTTTATGGCACCGTACCATAATGTAAGGTATTGGCTTGGAGATTTTCGTCGAAGACGTGTATTAacgaataaaaaaaaatttaaccatGCACACGCAAAACTTCGAAATGTCATTGAGCGTGATTTTGGTGTCTTGAAAGCACGATTCCCTATATTGAAGAGGATGGCACCATTCTCGTTGGTTACACAACGAAACATTACCCTAGCATGTTTTGTGCTTCATAATTTTATAAGAAGAGAGGGACTACGTGATGAGTTTTTTGCACGATATGATGAACCAAATGTCTCGGTTCGGAATAACtataacatcccggaatagcaagagtaaagttgaagggctaaaagagtaaaatgggaaagagtgactcggcgagtccacgagtggactcggcgagtagggtcgcgactctagtcgcgtgttaagtgaccaactcggtgagtagcatgggtggactcggcgagttggtgctgagtggagaaaaccctaaatccggaggttgagccctatataaagaacattatgtctcctccccagcctccttatcatcccttgagttccagaagccctaatttcgtgaggaaaccccattgttgagtgaattagagcttggagaaggatatttggtgctttaagcttgaagattggaggcttgtatcacGAAGCTTGGGGGAATCAAcaatctacagttggttgggctcattctaagggtaaggaaccatttctttaagctattttcttcatgggttcatgtgtggtggttggtatgacatctaaattgagatagaagcttggatctgaggatgctacttcagatctaagcttgtgatggtcctatatgtcataaagtccctgttgatgagtgtttgaaggagctattttgtcccaaaccctagccctagagtgtaaagtgcctagatctccttggattcacgtaaagtttgccactttacgtgatggatggccttaggaagggtagatctatggtttggatcatctgcatggcttggaaagcctctgtatggattcaaacccagtggtactcggcgagtcacatgggtggactcggtgagttgcttgaagataggctgggactcaacaagttggaagaacaactcggcgagttggatgaagatggcctgggactcgacgagttggaagaacaactcggcgagtaggttgaagatagccttagactcgacgagtctgttcttggactcggcgagtcttgtcgaagagtcccaatcttttctggttgagacgtgaattggtgagtcaaggggatgactcggtgagttgtgtgtgagtagactcagagttgttgaactcggcgagtctcggggtgactcggcgagttgagtcgcagattggggaatttctgagcatggggactcggcgagtcatcgggttgactcggcaagtagagtcagtcaggggttgactttgatcaAGGGTTGATCAGTagttccaggggcattttggtaattgttggatattgttttgagttcagtgccttggtggttgtccagtggtggagatcgtatcagtgattggagcagcttgggttatctgttcagtcgacagtttcgaggtgagttatcctcactatatcaacagggtctaaggcaccaaggccggcccttatcggattgagatccgggtatttgttgttatgttattgctttgatatgttgcatcctggtagctaggatggtatatgttagagacttggttgagatcgatatcctgagatgtagggtgatgctatgctagtaaccggttaggtcggtatcctggttaggatgatgatatgttatgtgatctgtttgatcggcttgttgactgtgaattgctatatgattgtgtgtttatgtgcacatggttgtttggactggagttgggttgaggcgggtcctgctttgtgctgtaggccaagatacccagggcggaccggttgtttcgaaggcccagcgagcggtccggataggctgtaggccccaagagggcggaccagacgtgccgaggctcggagagtggaccaggccgattgaaggtccggtgcgggcggaccagtcatactgtagacttagagagtggaccaggtggattgaaggcccggtgcaggcggaccaatcacactgcagactcgatgtaggTGGTTAGATTCagggagtggaccaggtggattgaaggcccgatgcgggaggaccaatctgttgggttttgagcattctaacactcctaagtgtacatgcaaccctaaataccttggatctatgttttctctattatacatgcaaataagaacatccaaggtattatcctaatctagcatacaaaacaatgactatagcaagatagaatacatacctctttggtgtagaaagtcttcatgaagcttgagtgcctagtgccccaagtgtgacacctcaaatggttcaca of the Lactuca sativa cultivar Salinas chromosome 6, Lsat_Salinas_v11, whole genome shotgun sequence genome contains:
- the LOC128126944 gene encoding uncharacterized protein LOC128126944; translated protein: MLLFAHDIIVPTSFNPNPNIPGHNRRLRRVFKGAVGALDGTLIHVVVPANKRDLYRSRGKGDCYQSVLAICDFNMMFTFGLASWYGIAHDSRILSEALANPHAPFPLPPSDKYYLCDAAYANIRGFMAPYHNVRYWLGDFRRRRVLTNKKKFNHAHAKLRNVIERDFGVLKARFPILKRMAPFSLVTQRNITLACFVLHNFIRREGLRDEFFARYDEPNVSVRNNYNIPE